A window of the Thermoplasmatales archaeon genome harbors these coding sequences:
- a CDS encoding NAD(P)/FAD-dependent oxidoreductase has product MHKVLSGWSDGKMNMEMKVDCLVVGAGPAGSVAAKEMARRGFNTLLVEKKQEIGIFKRCAEGVTRHGLEKLGIKVNEKSIANRIKGAILYSPSGKYVVMEGNDMEGYILERKVFEKYLASEAIKNGAKCMVKAQVIDMKRENSMWNAKINTIEGEIEVIAKIVIGADGVESKVGRWAGLNSVNKLSDYHSCFQYEMANVKVDEKYIHLFFGNDVAPCGYAWIFPKEFSANVGLGILEKKAKMKAFDYFKKFLEEHREIFSNSYPIEINAGGVPVAHFTEMVADGLMLVGDSAQLVNPIHGGGIVRAIHSSIIASEVAEKALSKGDVGKENLKEYEERWNEEYGEKNEKLMKLRYFLEKLEDKDFETLAEILQGEDIFQLTQAKMTFFLKKLIKKPSLLLLAKKYLV; this is encoded by the coding sequence AGATGGCAAGGCGAGGATTTAATACGCTTCTTGTTGAAAAAAAGCAGGAGATCGGGATTTTTAAGAGATGTGCGGAAGGGGTGACGAGGCATGGACTGGAAAAACTCGGGATAAAAGTTAATGAGAAAAGCATCGCAAACAGAATAAAGGGAGCAATTTTGTATTCTCCAAGCGGGAAATATGTTGTAATGGAAGGAAATGATATGGAGGGTTATATCTTGGAGAGGAAGGTTTTTGAGAAATATCTTGCAAGTGAGGCAATTAAAAATGGAGCAAAATGCATGGTGAAGGCACAGGTTATTGATATGAAAAGAGAAAATTCGATGTGGAATGCAAAAATAAATACAATTGAAGGAGAGATTGAAGTTATTGCAAAAATTGTTATAGGAGCGGATGGGGTTGAAAGCAAGGTTGGAAGATGGGCGGGACTTAATTCAGTAAATAAGTTAAGCGACTACCATTCCTGTTTTCAATATGAAATGGCAAATGTGAAGGTTGATGAAAAATATATTCATCTTTTCTTCGGAAATGATGTTGCACCCTGTGGTTATGCATGGATATTTCCAAAAGAATTTTCCGCAAATGTTGGGCTAGGAATTCTTGAAAAAAAGGCAAAGATGAAGGCCTTCGATTACTTTAAAAAATTTTTAGAGGAACACAGAGAAATATTCAGCAATTCTTATCCGATTGAAATAAATGCGGGGGGAGTGCCAGTAGCCCACTTTACGGAGATGGTTGCAGATGGATTAATGCTTGTTGGCGACTCCGCCCAGCTTGTAAATCCAATTCATGGTGGAGGTATAGTGAGGGCCATTCATTCTTCAATAATTGCGAGTGAGGTTGCGGAAAAAGCATTAAGCAAAGGAGATGTTGGGAAAGAAAACTTGAAGGAATATGAAGAGAGATGGAATGAAGAATATGGGGAAAAGAATGAAAAGCTTATGAAACTGAGATATTTCCTTGAAAAGCTTGAAGATAAAGATTTTGAAACCCTTGCAGAAATTTTACAGGGTGAGGATATATTCCAGCTAACCCAAGCAAAGATGACATTTTTCCTTAAAAAATTAATCAAGAAGCCTTCTTTACTTTTGCTCGCAAAGAAATATCTGGTGTAA